One Candidatus Bathyarchaeota archaeon genomic region harbors:
- the hemA gene encoding glutamyl-tRNA reductase, protein MAKRSSNANGFVEAQEGIDSLINLRFTHKKFSMVYLEKVTFKDPNGVQEELLSLSCAEECIILQTCNRVEIYAVAKESNLRKTGTKIEEYWRKSAELSKNEFNKFIEKSFKIDALTHLMRLASGLESMMVGEDQILGQIQAALEKSKKYHTSGSILDSTFNRAIKTGKKVRFETKINKGAVSIASAAVKLLESKLGNLNKKKIAIIGAGKTGRLLTKALVSKKQTKIYIVNRTYETSKKLAKVLNGIPVPFINLNSVIVEVDAVIVATAAPHYTLTKEAFQDALNARKMKKIFVMDISQPRNVEESIGELLNVELYDIDDLREIAELNLKKRLKQAEKAEAMIDDDLKLFKIILKREEAEPIVTNLCSKAEEIRLKELKKALKMLGKMDVKEKKVIEDLTQVITERILYDPVMNLRKAAEYSDINTLKTAKKLFRLD, encoded by the coding sequence TTGGCTAAAAGATCGTCAAACGCTAATGGATTCGTAGAAGCTCAAGAAGGAATTGATAGTTTAATCAATCTTCGTTTTACGCATAAGAAATTTTCAATGGTATATTTAGAAAAAGTGACCTTTAAGGATCCAAATGGAGTTCAAGAAGAATTACTTTCATTGAGTTGTGCTGAAGAATGCATCATATTGCAAACATGTAACCGAGTTGAAATTTACGCTGTTGCAAAAGAATCTAACTTAAGAAAAACTGGAACGAAGATCGAGGAGTACTGGAGAAAGAGTGCTGAATTAAGCAAGAATGAATTCAATAAATTCATAGAGAAATCGTTCAAAATTGATGCATTAACCCATCTTATGAGACTGGCTTCAGGCTTAGAGTCCATGATGGTTGGCGAAGACCAGATTCTTGGCCAGATTCAAGCAGCTCTTGAAAAATCCAAGAAATATCATACTTCAGGATCAATTCTAGATTCAACTTTTAATCGAGCAATAAAAACAGGAAAGAAAGTAAGATTTGAAACAAAAATAAATAAAGGCGCGGTTTCAATAGCATCTGCAGCAGTTAAACTATTGGAATCAAAACTTGGCAATCTAAATAAAAAGAAGATTGCTATTATTGGTGCAGGAAAAACTGGTAGACTTTTAACCAAAGCATTGGTTTCTAAGAAGCAGACTAAAATATACATAGTAAATAGAACTTATGAAACCAGCAAGAAACTTGCGAAAGTTTTGAATGGAATTCCAGTTCCATTCATAAATCTAAATAGTGTTATTGTTGAAGTTGATGCAGTAATCGTTGCCACAGCTGCTCCACATTATACACTAACAAAAGAAGCTTTTCAAGATGCCCTGAATGCAAGGAAAATGAAGAAAATATTCGTCATGGACATCTCTCAACCTAGGAATGTTGAGGAAAGCATCGGTGAATTACTAAATGTAGAGCTTTATGATATCGATGATTTACGCGAAATTGCAGAGTTAAATCTTAAAAAACGTCTCAAACAGGCAGAAAAGGCCGAAGCGATGATTGATGATGATTTGAAGTTGTTCAAGATTATATTAAAACGTGAGGAAGCAGAGCCAATTGTGACGAACTTATGCAGTAAAGCGGAAGAGATCAGGCTAAAAGAGTTGAAAAAAGCACTGAAAATGCTTGGAAAAATGGATGTCAAGGAAAAAAAAGTAATTGAAGATTTAACACAGGTAATAACAGAGAGAATTCTATACGATCCTGTAATGAATTTGAGGAAAGCGGCGGAGTACAGCGATATTAATACATTAAAAACTGCAAAAAAGCTATTCCGACTCGATTGA
- a CDS encoding arsenite methyltransferase has protein sequence MEEKKVRKVVREGYADIAKQDSSCCAPMNSCCGGADMAQNISKNIGYTDEELKVVPEGANLGLGCGNPTALAGLKEGETVLDLGSGAGLDCFLAAKKVGENGKVIGIDMTPEMVEKARENATKSDFKNVEFRLGEIENLPAADNSVDIIVSNCVINLSPDKQRVFNEAFRVLKPGGRLMISDIVLLKELPDLIKNSVEAYIGCLSGAIKKDEYLQMIKKAGFQQVDVIDETFFPVELMANDPTAKAIIEKQDIASEKIKEVAESVISIKVRGSKR, from the coding sequence GTGGAAGAAAAGAAAGTAAGGAAAGTTGTTAGAGAAGGTTATGCTGACATAGCTAAACAGGATAGCTCTTGCTGTGCTCCTATGAATTCTTGTTGTGGAGGCGCCGATATGGCTCAAAATATCAGCAAGAATATTGGTTATACTGATGAAGAACTCAAAGTTGTTCCTGAAGGTGCGAATTTGGGTCTTGGTTGTGGAAATCCAACAGCACTTGCTGGTTTAAAGGAAGGGGAGACTGTGCTTGATCTTGGTTCGGGTGCAGGCCTTGACTGTTTCCTTGCAGCGAAAAAAGTTGGTGAGAATGGAAAAGTTATCGGTATAGATATGACGCCTGAGATGGTCGAGAAAGCAAGAGAAAACGCAACAAAAAGCGATTTTAAGAATGTTGAGTTCAGGCTTGGAGAAATAGAGAATCTGCCTGCTGCTGATAATTCAGTTGATATAATAGTCTCAAATTGTGTAATTAATCTCTCACCCGACAAGCAAAGAGTCTTTAACGAAGCTTTTAGAGTGCTCAAACCTGGAGGTAGACTGATGATCTCTGACATAGTATTGCTAAAAGAACTTCCTGATCTGATTAAGAATAGCGTTGAAGCATACATCGGTTGTCTGTCTGGTGCGATTAAGAAAGATGAATATCTCCAAATGATAAAGAAAGCTGGTTTTCAACAAGTTGATGTTATAGATGAGACCTTTTTCCCTGTTGAGTTAATGGCTAACGATCCAACTGCCAAAGCAATAATCGAAAAGCAAGATATAGCATCAGAGAAGATAAAAGAGGTCGCTGAGTCGGTTATCAGCATTAAAGTCAGAGGCTCCAAGCGATAG
- a CDS encoding HgcAB-associated protein — protein sequence MDEKESCCPETEKGISCCKVESVISVDDRGQMVLPKEIREKAKIHSGDKLAVVSWEKDGNVSCISLIKVEDFTGMVKGILGPMMEEIAEK from the coding sequence ATCGACGAAAAAGAATCCTGTTGTCCAGAAACTGAAAAAGGAATAAGTTGTTGCAAGGTTGAATCGGTAATAAGCGTAGATGATAGAGGTCAAATGGTACTTCCGAAGGAGATAAGAGAAAAGGCAAAAATCCATTCTGGAGATAAATTAGCGGTTGTAAGCTGGGAGAAAGATGGGAATGTATCATGTATTTCTTTGATTAAAGTTGAAGATTTTACAGGAATGGTCAAGGGCATACTAGGTCCAATGATGGAAGAGATTGCTGAAAAATAA
- a CDS encoding ABC transporter ATP-binding protein, with product MERPILEVEKINTFYGDSHILFDVSLNVKEGEIVTLLGRNGVGKTTTLRSIMGLTPPHDGIITYDGREISKDPVYVRTQIGMGYVPEYRGIFPKLTVAENLMLAAAGSGTKTYEYVFEYFPVMRDYLNTAAGNLSGGEQQMLAIGRALLGKKKLLILDEPTQGLAPMVAESLVSSFHKIRMKTSILLVEQNVNLALGLADRVYIMRDGHIVFEGAPQEVKEKKELQDYLAVA from the coding sequence TTGGAAAGACCCATTCTTGAAGTTGAGAAGATAAATACATTTTACGGTGATAGCCATATCCTTTTCGATGTCTCACTCAACGTGAAGGAGGGGGAGATCGTGACTCTACTCGGTCGTAATGGAGTCGGGAAGACAACTACTCTAAGAAGCATAATGGGCTTAACTCCTCCGCACGATGGCATAATAACTTATGATGGACGTGAAATTTCAAAAGACCCTGTCTATGTCAGAACACAGATCGGAATGGGCTATGTACCTGAGTATAGGGGTATTTTCCCAAAGTTGACTGTTGCAGAGAATCTTATGCTCGCTGCAGCTGGATCAGGAACAAAAACCTACGAATATGTCTTTGAATACTTCCCAGTCATGAGGGACTATCTCAACACTGCAGCTGGGAATCTGAGTGGGGGAGAGCAACAGATGCTTGCTATAGGTCGCGCCCTTTTAGGTAAGAAAAAGCTCTTGATCTTAGATGAGCCAACACAGGGCCTTGCTCCAATGGTTGCGGAATCCTTGGTATCCAGTTTCCATAAAATCAGAATGAAAACGTCTATCTTATTAGTCGAACAGAATGTGAACCTGGCGCTTGGATTGGCCGATAGAGTCTATATAATGAGGGATGGTCACATAGTGTTTGAGGGAGCGCCTCAAGAGGTTAAGGAAAAAAAAGAACTCCAAGACTACTTGGCAGTAGCCTAG
- a CDS encoding ABC transporter ATP-binding protein → MPSLRGIDMALLRIEDLTCKFGGLIAVNSFSFVLNNGELASIIGPNGAGKSTLFKALVGTVSPTSGKILFKDEDITNVPPHERLKKGIAKAHQIIQIFPKLTVMENVAIAAQYRLKKGHKWFYLDKWNDEETVSRSEKLLSRIELYDCRDDIAGGLPQGDKKRLEIGMAIATDPELLLLDEPTAGSSPAETKVTVNLIRELAKTLTIVVVEHKMDIVMDLAQRIAVMHRGKLIADGTPEEIRANKLVREIYLGKTHS, encoded by the coding sequence GTGCCCAGTTTAAGAGGAATCGATATGGCTCTCCTTAGGATCGAGGATCTCACTTGTAAGTTCGGTGGCTTGATCGCGGTTAATTCTTTCAGTTTTGTTCTCAACAATGGTGAGTTAGCCTCAATCATAGGACCAAATGGAGCAGGGAAGAGCACGCTGTTTAAGGCCTTGGTAGGAACGGTCTCACCAACTTCTGGCAAAATCCTATTCAAAGATGAAGATATAACCAATGTTCCCCCGCATGAAAGATTGAAAAAGGGAATCGCAAAAGCCCACCAGATAATTCAAATCTTCCCTAAACTCACAGTTATGGAAAATGTGGCAATCGCTGCACAGTATAGACTGAAGAAGGGTCATAAATGGTTCTACTTGGATAAATGGAATGATGAAGAGACCGTTAGTAGATCTGAAAAGCTTCTATCTAGAATCGAACTTTATGATTGTAGAGATGATATCGCTGGAGGACTGCCTCAAGGTGATAAGAAGAGACTAGAAATAGGCATGGCTATAGCCACCGACCCAGAACTCCTGCTTTTAGACGAGCCAACAGCAGGTTCAAGCCCAGCAGAGACAAAAGTCACTGTGAATTTAATAAGGGAACTCGCAAAGACATTGACCATAGTGGTTGTAGAACACAAGATGGATATAGTAATGGACCTGGCACAAAGAATCGCAGTCATGCACAGAGGGAAACTCATCGCGGATGGAACTCCTGAGGAGATCAGAGCAAACAAACTTGTAAGGGAGATATATCTTGGAAAGACCCATTCTTGA
- a CDS encoding ABC transporter substrate-binding protein yields the protein MSKTKKEETMSRRQWMKIAAGGVVVAAAAGLGGYYLTSRPKEEDTIHVLVAATMTGPYGWAGQHQIEGTAMAIEEVNEAGGVLGKELVYTAIDDELNPSVATRRVNDAIEKYDTKLIVGGTSGGVNLPINEISKSKKIFYFIGNQSSLTIHKANVLSPYTASPMCMDVNAVAVNMDYMIKNYGKKWYILTVDYVWGHGMLEKEEAWLEKFGGELVGKDLFPLGTPDFSTMLQKVKAAKPDVMACNSGGTDQLNWIKQSKEFGMMEEMVIHVPLTSMYTAVPAGPEIYAGLICGTDFWYELPSNYPGYEAANKFRQKYEEKWKAPPDPYGSNPYVAVWEWANAVNKAGTLDPDEVRKALAGNEFQYYKSQEYWRECDLQAVQDWFLVKGKMPEDVKSDYDLFDVIGWGGRENPENYLPSCEELGF from the coding sequence ATGTCAAAAACTAAAAAAGAGGAAACGATGAGTCGACGCCAATGGATGAAAATCGCAGCAGGTGGTGTAGTCGTTGCAGCCGCAGCTGGACTTGGAGGTTACTATCTAACTTCTAGACCAAAAGAAGAAGATACTATCCATGTCCTGGTCGCCGCTACGATGACCGGTCCTTATGGGTGGGCAGGTCAACACCAGATCGAAGGGACTGCTATGGCTATTGAGGAGGTCAATGAAGCGGGGGGCGTTCTTGGAAAAGAGCTTGTGTATACAGCTATCGATGATGAACTTAATCCTAGTGTAGCAACTCGCAGAGTTAACGATGCCATCGAGAAATACGATACTAAACTAATAGTTGGTGGAACCTCAGGTGGCGTAAATTTACCAATTAATGAAATATCAAAATCTAAAAAAATCTTCTATTTCATAGGAAATCAAAGTTCACTAACTATACATAAAGCAAATGTCTTGAGTCCCTATACAGCTTCCCCCATGTGTATGGATGTTAATGCTGTAGCCGTGAATATGGATTATATGATTAAGAACTATGGGAAGAAATGGTACATTCTTACTGTTGACTACGTTTGGGGCCATGGCATGCTTGAAAAAGAAGAGGCGTGGCTCGAAAAGTTCGGTGGAGAACTTGTAGGAAAAGATCTCTTCCCCTTAGGAACACCAGACTTCTCAACTATGCTACAAAAGGTGAAAGCTGCGAAACCAGATGTTATGGCATGTAACTCAGGTGGAACAGATCAACTCAACTGGATTAAACAGAGCAAGGAATTTGGTATGATGGAGGAGATGGTCATTCACGTGCCTTTAACTTCAATGTATACCGCCGTTCCTGCAGGACCAGAGATATACGCTGGACTTATCTGTGGAACAGACTTTTGGTACGAGCTGCCTTCAAACTATCCTGGGTATGAGGCTGCCAATAAGTTTAGACAGAAGTACGAAGAGAAATGGAAAGCACCTCCTGACCCCTATGGTTCAAATCCATACGTAGCTGTGTGGGAATGGGCAAATGCGGTTAATAAGGCAGGGACACTAGATCCAGATGAAGTCCGTAAAGCCCTTGCAGGCAATGAATTCCAGTACTATAAGTCACAAGAATACTGGAGGGAATGTGACCTCCAAGCCGTTCAAGACTGGTTCTTAGTAAAGGGAAAGATGCCAGAGGATGTAAAGAGCGATTACGATCTATTCGATGTAATCGGCTGGGGAGGTAGGGAAAATCCTGAAAACTATCTCCCCTCATGTGAGGAACTTGGATTCTAA